Proteins encoded in a region of the Fusarium falciforme chromosome 6, complete sequence genome:
- a CDS encoding MFS domain-containing protein produces MTVRTPDEENPAQEAPSRDIPDGAFAIGLEPIVVTMSNVNGDPETRSVAQSSGGDVESKMSAWVCVLGSFLCLTPTFGFMQSLGTVQSYLSLNQLKDYSEGEVGWISGMFLFLSLVFNLQVGPLFDVHGPNIIGPVGALLYVAIFIFMAECKTYWQFMLCLGVFGSIGAAMTMVVAVAIVGKLFIRRRGLAMGIALAGSSVGSVIFPIIFRYTFPGIGWKWSMRIMAFISAGLLIPAMLCFIPFNRLHGITSDGQPRPKSSALNLAAFKSPAFSFVTAGLFMLEFAIFSIAGLLPSISTRAGFTPEDGYTLLAIIGSTSTFGRIIPGLIGDRIGHFNVLLISMAFTILFMGVMFVPFGTTSAPVLYIFSALWGFGSGSFLSITPVCMGKTCETKDYGRYYGTMNCVISFALLIALPTSGSMLDNMGAQALAGLLMAIVFVGGACYFAARALLIGEWLSPKTKI; encoded by the exons ATGACTGTTCGAACACCAGATGAGGAGAATCCCGCCCAAGAGGCTCCCTCTCGGGATATCCCCGACGGAGCCTTTGCCATCGGCCTTGAACCCATCGTCGTTACAATGTCCAACGTGAATGGTGATCCCGAGACGAGATCGGTGGCTCAGTCGTCCGGCGGGGATGTTGAATCCAAGATGAGTGCGTGGGTATGTGTTCTGGGATCGTTCCTGTGTCTAACTCCAACTTTTG GCTTCATGCAGTCCCTTGGAACCGTTCAGTCGTACCTCAGTCTCAACCAGCTCAAGGACTACTCCGAGGGTGAAGTAGGATGGATCAGTGGCATGTTTCTGTTCCTATCCCTGGTCTTCAACCTGCAGGTCGGCCCCCTATTCGACGTTCACGGCCCAAACATTATCGGTCCAGTCGGGGCGCTTCTATAtgtcgccatcttcatcttcatggcCGAGTGCAAGACCTACTGGCAGTTTATGCTGTGTCTCGGTGTGTTTGGAAGCATTGGTGCTGCCATGACAATGGTGGTTGCTGTAGCCATCGTTGGAAAGCTATTCATCCGTCGACGAGGCCTGGCTATGGGCATTGCCCTCGCAGGCTCGTCCGTCGGCTCCGTCATCTTCCCCATTATCTTCCGGTACACGTTCCCAGGCATCGGATGGAAGTGGTCGATGCGTATCATGGCCTTCATCTCTGCTGGCCTTCTCATTCCCGCCATGCTCTGCTTTATCCCATTCAACAGACTACACGGGATTACTTCCGATGGTCAACCGAGGCCCAAGAGCTCCGCCCTCAACCTGGCAGCCTTCAAATCACCCGCCTTTTCCTTCGTAACAGCTGGACTCTTCATGCTCGAGTTTGCCATTTTTAGTATTGCTGGTCTCCTGCCGTCTATTTCTACCCGGGCGGGCTTCACACCAGAGGATGGTTACACTCTTTTGGCTATTATCGGTTCCACGTCGACGTTTGGTCGTATCATCCCGGGACTCATCGGTGACCGGATCGGGCATTTCAATGTGCTACTCATCTCGATGGCCTTTACTATTCTGTTCATGGGCGTCATGTTTGTTCCCTTTGGTACCACCTCGGCTCCTGTGCTGTATATATTTAGTGCACTTTGGGGGTTTGGATCTGGCTCCTTTTTATCTATTACTCCAG TTTGCATGGGCAAGACATGCGAGACTAAAGATTATGGGAGATATTACG GCACAATGAACTGCGTCATCAGTTTCgccctcctcatcgcccTTCCTACCAGCGGTAGCATGCTCGACAACATGGGCGCCCAAGCCCTGGCAGGTCTCCTTATGGCCATTGTTTTCGTCGGAGGAGCTTGCTATTTCGCCGCGCGAGCCCTCCTCATCGGGGAGTGGCTGTcgcccaagaccaagatctaA
- a CDS encoding Nudix hydrolase domain-containing protein, with the protein MTDQSLSERSPPEFKFTFDESVSEWNINHREWLKINEKTWDSLATGALVFDAQDRILLLQRAPNDSMPNRWEIPGGACDDEDPTVLYGCARELWEEAGLELRHVSRVVPDGFGGKPGAVFTNRTGRRFFCKFSFIVDVAEYSEVKLDPNEHQDFVWATEEEVERQAIGDREIPLTNSLMTNLISKAFDMRKADKEDGEKA; encoded by the coding sequence ATGACAGACCAAAGCCTATCAGAAAGAAGTCCTCCCGAGTTCAAATTCACCTTTGACGAGTCCGTCTCGGAGTGGAACATCAACCACCGCGAATGGCTCAAGATCAACGAAAAGACGTGGGACTCGCTCGCCACGGGCGCCCTCGTCTTTGACGCCCAGGaccgcatcctcctcctccaacgcgCCCCGAACGACAGCATGCCCAACAGGTGGGAGATCCCCGGCGGCGCCTGTGACGACGAAGACCCGACGGTGCTATACGGTTGCGCCCGGGAGCTCTGGGAAGAAGCGGGCCTCGAGCTCCGACACGTCAGCCGCGTTGTGCCCGACGGCTTCGGGGGCAAGCCCGGAGCCGTTTTCACGAACCGCACGGGCAGACGCTTCTTTTGCAAGTTTTCCTTCATTGTGGATGTTGCAGAGTACAGCGAGGTCAAGCTGGACCCGAATGAGCATCAGGATTTCGTGTGGgcgacggaggaggaggtggagagGCAGGCTATTGGGGATAGGGAGATTCCTTTGACGAATTCTTTGATGACAAACTTGATATCCAAGGCATTTGACATGAGAAAGGCCGATAAGGAGGATGGTGAAAAGGCTTAG
- a CDS encoding SCP domain-containing protein, with protein sequence MRLLLPLVSLLGVTLAADEVVTITAPAAIPSNEPEWKTDKTFTSAILNSTNFYRGQHNASSLTWNRTLEEFATDYLDDNDDCKFEHSDGPYGENLSIGYLNVTASVEAWGDERDDYDFDKGEFSKKTGHFTQLVWRDTTDVGCGRKLCGERGWYLVCEYWPRGNVIGQFTDQVYKQEGNSAVRPRPGVGLALVIVVGYLVAWV encoded by the coding sequence ATGAGACTTCTCTTACCCCTCGTATCCCTCTTGGGCGTCACCCTCGCCGCAGACGAGGTCGTTACAATCACTGCCCCGGCCGCCATCCCCTCCAACGAGCCCGAGTGGAAGACAGACAAGACCTTCACATCAGCCATTCTCAACAGCACGAACTTCTACAGGGGCCAGCATAACGCCAGCTCACTGACCTGGAACCGCACACTCGAGGAGTTTGCGACCGACTAcctcgacgacaacgacgactgCAAGTTTGAGCACTCGGATGGTCCCTACGGCGAGAACCTCTCCATCGGGTACCTCAACGTGACGGCGAGCGTCGAGGCGTGGGGTGATGAGCGTGACGATtacgactttgacaagggAGAGTTTAGCAAGAAGACGGGTCACTTTACGCAGCTCGTCTGGAGGGATACGACTGACGTTGGCTGTGGGAGGAAGCTGTGTGGTGAGAGGGGTTGGTATCTTGTTTGTGAATACTGGCCGAGGGGGAATGTCATCGGGCAGTTTACGGATCAGGTTTATAAGCAGGAGGGAAATAGTGCTGTGAGACCTAGGCCCGGTGTTGGATTGGCCTTGGTAATCGTTGTTGGATATCTTGTGGCTTGGGTGTGA
- a CDS encoding Small nuclear ribonucleoprotein E, with product MTGRGGGGGRRVLLLPITNWLQHATVSVWLYEQLSIRIEGKIRGFDEFMNLVIDDAVEVKQITKTNDKETRRPLGQILLKGDNVSLIQSLAG from the exons ATGACTGGTCGCGGTGGTGGCGGCGGTCGCCGCGTTCTCCTCTTGCCCAT TACTAACTGGTTGCAGCATGCTACCGTCAGCGTCTGGCTTTATGAGCAGCTCTCCATTCGCATCGAGGGCAAGATTCGG GGCTTTGACGAGTTCATGAACCTGGTTATCGACGACGCCGTCGAGGTTAAGCAGATCACCAAGACCAACGACAAGGAGACCCGGAGACCTCTGG GCCAGATTCTGTTGAAGGGAGATAACGTGTCATTAATCCAAAGCTTGGCTGGTTGA